In Romeriopsis navalis LEGE 11480, the sequence ATGGAAAAATTTGCGGGATACCTAGCTGGATTTCATGAGTTCCAATTCTTAGTGTTTGCCCAGCCAGTGGCAAAATCTGAGCTATTTGATTGGCATCGTAGGGCAGTCGAATTCTCAACTGCGCTCCTTTAGATAGATGGATCTTGCCTTGATAATCACGCTCGCCAGCAATTGTTGAGATACTAATTCCATCTTGTTCATGAACAGTTGGGCAACGACGTGCGATAGCGCTGTATAAACCGTACCCATGATCTGATGGCAAAGTTTGGCCAATGATTTCAAAACTTAGTTCGACAAATGTAATCTGACGATCAGTATTCTGATCGTCTTGTATTTCCGTACAAAACATGAATCACCTACAAAAACTTGAAATTAGAACGCAATTTCTGATTAGGATTTGAACATAGATGACTTCAACACCCGCATATGAAGATTGATCAGCACCTAACGGTATCGATTTGGGAATAGAGAATTAAGGATGGGTGTCGCCAAGCTAATTTATAAATCGCTATCCATATCGTAGCGTTGGCGTAGTTCTTCGACTTCGTGAGTGAGGGGATCTAGGCGAAACTCGATTTGCTCACGCAATCGGTCAGCCTGATCTTGCAAAATTACAAGCATTTCTTGGATATTGGCTAGAGAAAGACGAAGCGTTTCAAGTTCGGACCAGCGATCAAACATAGACAATGAAGGGATGACGATTGTTATGCCTCCCATAGTAATGCAGTCTTTTTGAAAAAACAAGTATGAAGAGAATACGACCTTAAGAACTATTGGCTTGCGAAGCGATAAAATCGCCTTTCGGCATCAATGGATTTCGAGAACCAGCACATTGTGTAAGGACGTATCCTCTTGTGCTCAACGCCAATGGCATCAGTGAGCATGTGTCTATCATAGTTCCTTTGCCTGCTACTAAGGTCATACATTCCCCTCCTGATAAAACACATTCATGCCAGATAACTCAGCTCTTACCATCTCCACCAGCGCTGGTGGCCCTAGCACCCTAGCCCCCGCGCCATAAAACAGCACCCATCGCTTCACCTCATTCAGCCCCGGCACCTCTATTCGTAGCGTCACTGCACCATCAGTATGTTTTTCGATCGTCTGTGACTGATGCCAGCGTCGTTCCACAATGTAAGGAGCCGTTGCCGCATCAAACCAAATCTCCACCAACTTTGGCTCACCCCCGACCTCATGCTGAAACATCCGCTCAAAATGTGCTTTCCGATCGAACGTCGCACTCACCTCAAACTTTTGCTTCAGAACCTTCAACTTCCGAATCCGATCAACCCGAAAATCCCGCACCATTTGCCGTGAATGGCACCAGCCTGTTACATAAGGGTTATTGCGCGAAATGTGCAATACGTATACATCAAACTCGCGCTCTGACTCCGGTTTTCCGGGTGTTCCATAGCGCATCCAAACTCGTCGCTTGGTTTGACAAGCCTGTTCTAACCGCTGCCAAATCACTGGATTCAAATCCAATTCTGCACCCACGCGAAACATCACATTTTCCTGGGCTAACTGTTGTAAATCCACCTCCATCGGCACAGGTAGACGCTCCGCTAGACGTGAGACTGCACTGCGAAGCTCCTCGCGGTAGGCTGACCCAGCATAAGCATTCAGCATCTGTGCCCCCAGTGTTAGTGCAAACAATTCACCCTGAGTTAAAGGAATTGATGGTAGTCGCCAAGTTTCATCGGTGTAGTAGTAGCCCTGACTCTTGCTAGACGTAATCGGTGCTTCATACCGATTGCGCATAAACTCAATGTCACTTCGTATCGTCCGCTCATTCACCTCTAGCTTTTCTGCCATCATTGGTGCGGTTGCCCGCATCGACGATCGCAGCATGGCATCAATTTCGAGAAAACGCTCTAAACGAATTGGCGTCATCTTCATAAGCACGTCTCCCAAATCCAATTGCCCATAGCCTAAGCCACCAACCCGGAAAAAAACGATCCGGGTTAACTGATATGAGTAAATATTTTGTGATTACGATCGAGAAACACACATATCCCACACTCAGATTCTAAGATTGAGTCTAAAAATCAGCATAGGAACAATAATCTTAAGGCTTAAGACATCAAACATTGGTTTTCTTTTAAATAAAATCACTTTTTCAGCGAAATTCGAGAATTAAGCCGATATCACCCTGTTCTGAACTAGCGTTTAGTGAGGATGCTTGAGTCTTTGTCTCACCAACTATGACTGTTCTAAAGGACTCCGATTTTGTGTAGCTGCCGCGATCGCCTGCTCGATTCGCTTCAGTCTTGTGGCATCTCGTTTCGCTGTCTCAATCCAGTAGACAATATTTTGGGTTTTGGCGTTGCTGAAGTGATCAAAATTGACTTTGGCCGTGGGATGACTTGCGAGAGCAGTCGCTAAGTCATCGGGTACAAACAGCGCTTCAGCATCATCGAGAAAAGTCTAAGAGCCATCTTGCTTTGCGGCTGCGATTTTGGCCATACCCGCTTCAGTCATCAAGCCTGCGGCAATCAGTTATTCAACATATTGTTTATTGACCTTCGACCAAATGCTCTCCGGCTTGCGCGGGGTCATAACCTGCCTCTTCGTCGATCGACTGGGTTTTCCTGTCAATCCAGCCAAAGCAAAGGCATTC encodes:
- the cas6 gene encoding type I-MYXAN CRISPR-associated protein Cas6/Cmx6; the encoded protein is MFCTEIQDDQNTDRQITFVELSFEIIGQTLPSDHGYGLYSAIARRCPTVHEQDGISISTIAGERDYQGKIHLSKGAQLRIRLPYDANQIAQILPLAGQTLRIGTHEIQLGIPQIFPLRPFDKLRSRIVTIKKFQDPEPFLDAVKRQMDALEIIGNVYIPLDIDGNPLRKAIKIKKYSVVGFSVAITELSDEHSLKLQAWGLGGKRRMGCGVFSPFPGAWRFKDV
- a CDS encoding helix-turn-helix transcriptional regulator, whose translation is MKMTPIRLERFLEIDAMLRSSMRATAPMMAEKLEVNERTIRSDIEFMRNRYEAPITSSKSQGYYYTDETWRLPSIPLTQGELFALTLGAQMLNAYAGSAYREELRSAVSRLAERLPVPMEVDLQQLAQENVMFRVGAELDLNPVIWQRLEQACQTKRRVWMRYGTPGKPESEREFDVYVLHISRNNPYVTGWCHSRQMVRDFRVDRIRKLKVLKQKFEVSATFDRKAHFERMFQHEVGGEPKLVEIWFDAATAPYIVERRWHQSQTIEKHTDGAVTLRIEVPGLNEVKRWVLFYGAGARVLGPPALVEMVRAELSGMNVFYQEGNV
- a CDS encoding YdeI/OmpD-associated family protein: MFVPDDLATALASHPTAKVNFDHFSNAKTQNIVYWIETAKRDATRLKRIEQAIAAATQNRSPLEQS